DNA sequence from the Leptospirillum ferrooxidans C2-3 genome:
CAGGATAGCCTTTTCCGTTTTTCCGGACATGATGCTCTCCAGCCACCTTGGCAACGATGGGAGGCAATCCGTTCCACGTCTTCAGAATTTCTTCTCCCACGCTCGGATGGGATTTGATGATGTCCCATTCCCCGAGGGTCAATGGCTCCTTTTTATGAAGGATCATGGCGGGGATGGAGCATTTTCCCATGTCGTGAAAAAGCCCGCACATCCCCCAGATGCCAACCTCCTCTTGCGGAACATTTTTGGTAATGGCCATGTAAATCGCCAAAAACATGGTGTTGACCGAATGGATATAGGTTTCGTCATCGGTGGACTGGAGGTGCGCCATAAAAAGAAGCGCGTCCGGATAGGATCTTCCGAGTCGGGCGACTTCATTCAACGCGTTTTTGTAGAAGGTGACATCGGATGCGCTGGGAGTGTCTTTTCCGTTTTTCAGGGACTGGAAGAGTTTTTTATATTGGTGAACGAGCCGGACGTGGGTGTCGGCCAAAAGGGAGGCTGCCTCAAACTCCGGGATCGTGACCTCTTCAAGCCGTTCGGAACTGTTCCAGTCGGGAGCATTGGATTCGTCTGACGATTTTTGCTGGTCGGCCTGTTCTTTCTGGGCGGGGTGCTGTTCCTTTTTTTCGGGATGCAGAAGCCTTGAGCGGGACAGGTCAACGGTCAGAAATTTGACCCCGGATGCTCTGAGGGCGTCTATTTCATCTTTTCTGTGAATAAAAAAACGATGGGTCATGAACGGTGTCTCGAGCCAGTTTTTGTCCATGCCGACGACATAGTGTCCTATGCGCAGATTCTCAATCGGTATGGAGATTTCTTTGCTCATCCGTATCAATCCTCGTTTTTTCAAGGGAAATATGACCCGAGAGAGGGAACATTTCCCACCACTACTTTCGTAGCGAGAGAATACACTGAATGATCCGGTATTCTCAATGGTTTTTTGAAAGGGTCCTTTTAGATTGGGCGTTTTTCCGGTCCCTGATCCGAAAAAACACACAACCGCCCTTTTGAAAAGAAAAAACGAAAGTCTAAAATGGCTTGATATTAAATTGATCAATGAGAATGGGAAAATTTTTATTGATCATCCTCAATTTAATCAATTTTCATAAATAAGATCAACCATTTTGTGAGAGTTCTGTTGAATGGAAAGCCGGATCTGTTCTGGATATAAGTATTATCAACGGTCGAAAGGGATAAAACCCCTTTCTCATCGCCTAATATTCTTATCGGTTTCATTGATAAAAAGGCTGAGAACACTATTTAGGTGGGGAAAATGTGAACATGGAGGGAGTGATCCGGTTGTCGACCGCCACGGGTTCACGGACAAGCTCGGGTGCTGATCCTGTGGCGGCCAGCAGGTCGAACTGGCTTTGGAGAAAGGATTCCGTTGCGTCGACGTATTTCAGTTGGGCGTGTACAAGATCGCGAAGACTGATGATGAGTTCAAGGGCATGATAGACACCCAGACGCACCCTTTTTCTCGAGGCCATGAATGTTTGCCGGGCAAGCCTGACATCGGATACGGCGATCCTTTCTTCGGAAAAGCTCTGGTTCAGGGATTCATATGACTGGCTGACCTGCCGGTGAACCAGAAGCCTGGTCCTTTCCAGCCTGCTGTCGGCCAGCTCTTTTTGCCTGTTTGTCAGAAGAATTCTGGCAGGATCGAGTATTCCCCCGGGTCCCACCGTCCATGAGGCAAAAAACAGGGTGGATCCATATCCTGTCAACGCATAGGGATCCGGACCGAGCTGACCGTTCAGCATCGTGACGCCAATCGTGGGCAAGAGAGGAGCATACAGCGCTTCGTTGATGCCTTGTCGGCCCTCTGTGACCTGATAATGGCGTTTTTGCAAAAGGGGCCGATTCTTGTCCGAGAGGGTTAAGAGAGGTTCCAGGCGGTTTGGCATCTGGATGAAGAGCCTGGGAAGAATAAAGGACTCCTGCGGAATGGGAAGTGTTTCCCGTCCGGTTCCTAAAAGTTGGGCCAGGCGGAACCCGGCGATATAGGTCAGCCGCTCTTCTTCCACCAGGGCTCTCGAGTCTCTCGTGACCTCGTGGGCGGCCCGGAGAAGGCCGACAATGCTCGCTCCCCCCAGCTCCATTAGTCTCTTTTCCTCTTTCAGGATCTGCGCCGATATGGCGACTGCCCTTTCCAGAACGTAAATTCTGGACAGAAGGGCGCTTTCTTCGAAGTAGAGCCTGGCGGCCTGGGCCGTTTTCTGGTTAATCGTTTCGGACAGCTGAGAGCGGGTTTCATCGATCCTGGTTGTCTTGATCAATGTCTGAAAGCCCGAGACGCCCGGGCTTGTGCTCAAAACTCCTCCCTGTTCGATCATCGTGTGTTGCTTCTGGATATTTTCAAATAATCCGCTCGAACTCTGGACCTCCCCATTGTAAGCCATGGTTCCCCCGTTGACGGTAAAAGACGGGAAAAAGCCCTCGATAGCCAGATCCCTGATGGCATAGGAAACGGCGAGTCTTTTTTTCTGGATCCTGATTTCCGGAGAGAGCTTGACCACCCGTTCAAGCACCTGAGAGATGGTGATGGGCAAGAGCCGGTATTGTGGTGAGGGGAAAATCGGAACCTTCGGGAGGTCTTCGATGTCCTGGTTGATGGAGGAGGTGGCCGCAATGGCTATGTTTTTGGAATGAAGGCCGGGCAATGGACAGGAGGAGATCAAGATCGAAAGGAGAATAAGCAAAATTCCTGGGACTGATCTGCTCATTTTTGAACTCCCGGCTCTTCCCGGACAATGGGGTGGTCTCCGGACAGGACCTGATGCTTGCCGGAGACAATGACCGCTTCCGATAGGTTCACTCCCTTCAGGATCTCAATGCTGACACCGTTGTCCTCTCCTGGAATGATGCGTCGCTCTTCAACTGAACCATCTTTTTTCAGTACATAAATAAACAGAAGGCCGTTTCTGGTCATGATGGCCGTATCGGGGATGGTCAGCCTGTTCTTGAGTGTATGGAGCAACAGGGAGACCCGTATGAACATTCCGGGTTTGAGCCGCTCGTTCCGGTTGTCGAAGATCGCCTCGACAGGCATCGTCTTGCTGTCTGGATTCAGTGCGTGGCTGACCAGGGCGATTTTGCCCGAAATGGGATGATCAGGGTCTTGTTTGACGATGATGAGGGCAGGGGTGCCGATCGTCACATCATCGACCGATGCTTGCGGAATATCAATTCTGACTCTCACTCTGGAGATGTCTTCAAGACGGAAAAGAGGGGTGTTGCTCCCTTTCTGTCCGACAAGGGCCCCCGGATCGACATACCTTCTGGTGATGATTCCTGAAAACGGAGCCCGTATGACGGAAAACTGGAGTTGTGTGACATCTTCCCTGAGATTGGCCAGGGCTGAGAGATAAAGATTCTGGGCCTGATCGACCTCTTCTCTCGAGATCAGGTCGGGAGATTCCTTGAGGGTTTGCCTGAAGCGGTTCAAAAGGGTCAGTCGGTACTGATAATTGGCCAGTGCTCGCATGAAGTGTGTTCTCAGTTCGGGAATGTCGATCTGGGCAAGAATGTCATTTTTCCGGACACTTGACCCGATGTCGACCGAGACGGTTTTCAGGTATCCCAGAACCTGCGGATGGATTTCGGTCGACTGGTAGGATGTGACCGTTCCCGGGAGCCTGATGGAAACGGGAAGATCCGTGATGGTGGGATGAGTCACAAGGACTGTTGCCCTTGATCCCTCTATCGTGACCAGCTTGTCCTTTCGGGGAGTCTGGTGGCAGGAAACCAGAAATGGCATGAGAAAAAGCACAAGAAGGATCGATCGTAACGGAGTGTTGATCATGTTTTGGCCTTTATGGGTGGTGATGAATTGTTCTGTTTTCTTTAAAAAGAGAAAAGAGAGGACAGGAATCAAAAAGAGCGTCAGGGGAGTGGCGACAAGAAGTCCTCCGATAACGGACCTTGCCAGGGGAAGGGTGTTCTCGGATCCGACGCCAAAGCGGATGGCGACGGGGATCATGGCTGTAATGGCCGACAGGCTTGTGATCAGGATCGGCCGGATCCTTTCCCTGGACCCCCTCAGGATGGACTCCCTGAGGGGGATTCCCTCGTTGACGTACCGAAGGTAGCGGTTGACGAGAAGGATGCTGTTCGACGCGACAATACCGATCGTCATGAAGATCCCCATGATCGAAACAAGATTCAGGGAGGAATGGAGGATGCCAAGAAGGGCCATGCTGCCAATGATACCGAGAGGGACAACGCCGAGAACAATCAGGGGAGCGATGAAAGAACGGTAAAAGACAAGGAGAAGAAGGAAAAGGAAAAAGACTGCCAGCAGTATGCCTTTCGAAAGATTGGAAAAGGCATGCCTTATATGGGTCGTCATACCCACAAAACGGATGTGGATTCCGGGGGGTGTGGATGTGTTCTTTAACAGCTGGTTGATCCTGTCGGAAATCTGGATGGACTCTCCCGGGGAAGGCGCAACCAGAACATCTATGGCCCGGTCCAGACGATCGTGATCGATCTCTTCGGGGATATCCTGATGGGTAACCCGTGCGAGCTCTCCGAGATAGGTGATGCTTCCTTTCTGGGTGTGGGCTACGGGAAGATTGGTCAGGTCTTCCATTCTCGTAAACTTTTCCGGCGGGTACATGACGGAAAGGTAGTAGAAGAATCCGGTTACGGGGTCGATCCAGGGAATGGGCCGGATCGCGTTATTGGAGTTCAGGCTGACCTGAACATTCTTCGCAACCTCGTCTTCTTCTGTTCCGAGGATCTTTCCAAGCGTCCGGTCGACCTCGATCTTCAGGGCCGGGTAATGGGGGCGTTGAAAGACATTGGAGGACAGGACTCCGGGAAGACCCCTTACTTTTTCCGCCAAACGTTTGGCATAAAGCATGCTGTTTTGGTAATGGTCTCCATGAATTTCGATGATCACAGGAGTGATTCTGCCCCGGGAAAGAAGATCCTGGACGATTCCGCTGGCCTTGAAGAGGAAAATGGTGTTTTCAAAGTGCTTTCGCAGAATGGGCTCAAGATGTCTGATCGCCTGGGCAGTCGAATAGTGGCGATGATTTTTGGAGACCAGCGCGACATCGATAATGGCCGTATCCGTTCCGGCATTGGGGTTGAAAATCGATGACCACCCTGCCTTGATGCCGATATTGGAGACGATCGCCGTGACGGTGTTCCCGGGAAGGGATTTCCGTATCAGATGATCGATGGCGATCGATTCCTTCCGGGATACGGAAAGGCGTGACCCGCCCGGAAAATGGACAAAGATCCTGAACTGGCCGGCGTCGACCTCGGGATAAAGGCTCTGCGGAACCGAGCGCCCAAGAGGGAGGATCAGAAGAAGGATCATGGTAATGAAAAGAAGGGTTCTCGCCGGATGCAAGAGCAGGTGGTCAAGAAAGACCCTATAACGGTCAAAGACTTTTTCGAGGTAGAGTGGAAGAGGGGGGACGATCTTGTCTTTTTTGGGCTTCCCGTACCGGTGTGC
Encoded proteins:
- a CDS encoding HD-GYP domain-containing protein, encoding MSKEISIPIENLRIGHYVVGMDKNWLETPFMTHRFFIHRKDEIDALRASGVKFLTVDLSRSRLLHPEKKEQHPAQKEQADQQKSSDESNAPDWNSSERLEEVTIPEFEAASLLADTHVRLVHQYKKLFQSLKNGKDTPSASDVTFYKNALNEVARLGRSYPDALLFMAHLQSTDDETYIHSVNTMFLAIYMAITKNVPQEEVGIWGMCGLFHDMGKCSIPAMILHKKEPLTLGEWDIIKSHPSVGEEILKTWNGLPPIVAKVAGEHHVRKNGKGYPDQRLFITTDTITRAVMILDTFDALTADRSYRAGMPPPKALKLIAQMAQDSLDTQLVAQVIKAMGIYPIGSVLELGSGEVGVVIRHHIDQDNRNQQNFSLLMMKDENGAHLRKPVARKITWSPGAPPPVARTHNHSAWGIDWTQLREHLHLWTDARELPDPLSDPG
- a CDS encoding TolC family protein: MSRSVPGILLILLSILISSCPLPGLHSKNIAIAATSSINQDIEDLPKVPIFPSPQYRLLPITISQVLERVVKLSPEIRIQKKRLAVSYAIRDLAIEGFFPSFTVNGGTMAYNGEVQSSSGLFENIQKQHTMIEQGGVLSTSPGVSGFQTLIKTTRIDETRSQLSETINQKTAQAARLYFEESALLSRIYVLERAVAISAQILKEEKRLMELGGASIVGLLRAAHEVTRDSRALVEEERLTYIAGFRLAQLLGTGRETLPIPQESFILPRLFIQMPNRLEPLLTLSDKNRPLLQKRHYQVTEGRQGINEALYAPLLPTIGVTMLNGQLGPDPYALTGYGSTLFFASWTVGPGGILDPARILLTNRQKELADSRLERTRLLVHRQVSQSYESLNQSFSEERIAVSDVRLARQTFMASRKRVRLGVYHALELIISLRDLVHAQLKYVDATESFLQSQFDLLAATGSAPELVREPVAVDNRITPSMFTFSPPK
- a CDS encoding efflux RND transporter permease subunit, whose translation is MSDHKAQDNRPSGQLNTQGLLHRMTQGNLENPYPLIAMLMGVIVFGFLSIRQIPRDIFPSIPIPVVMVATFYPGMNSSLIERNITSILERQFTMAGDVESIHSRSLNGISLVKIIFHSQVPIGQAVSEINELSLSILPFLPPGTASPMVVSYSYSNVPLCHILLTSDSISQARLYDLATNVVRPQLGGIEGVSSPPIFGGKVRQINMYLHPERLINRKLTPLDVVNAIYRQNLLIPTGNIRIGELNYLTQFNNQAPDLSALGEIPIRLSHGVPVFVRDVSSIEDSFAPQENMVLVDGVPSVILPIYRESGYSALDVISRIKQALPHLDKVPAEVKTRILFDQTIYTKEALSSLMREAFLGILTSGILIFLVLGEFRQALLGVIALPIAYLADLTFLHFSGETLNIMTLGGLAIAVGPMIDHLVLVVESLKSHEPEEGSAPSAIMAGLVPILRPTVMATLAMIVVFFPLLFLGGLVHFLFWPLGISVIGANLVSVILSLLLIPWLVILAHRYGKPKKDKIVPPLPLYLEKVFDRYRVFLDHLLLHPARTLLFITMILLLILPLGRSVPQSLYPEVDAGQFRIFVHFPGGSRLSVSRKESIAIDHLIRKSLPGNTVTAIVSNIGIKAGWSSIFNPNAGTDTAIIDVALVSKNHRHYSTAQAIRHLEPILRKHFENTIFLFKASGIVQDLLSRGRITPVIIEIHGDHYQNSMLYAKRLAEKVRGLPGVLSSNVFQRPHYPALKIEVDRTLGKILGTEEDEVAKNVQVSLNSNNAIRPIPWIDPVTGFFYYLSVMYPPEKFTRMEDLTNLPVAHTQKGSITYLGELARVTHQDIPEEIDHDRLDRAIDVLVAPSPGESIQISDRINQLLKNTSTPPGIHIRFVGMTTHIRHAFSNLSKGILLAVFFLFLLLLVFYRSFIAPLIVLGVVPLGIIGSMALLGILHSSLNLVSIMGIFMTIGIVASNSILLVNRYLRYVNEGIPLRESILRGSRERIRPILITSLSAITAMIPVAIRFGVGSENTLPLARSVIGGLLVATPLTLFLIPVLSFLFLKKTEQFITTHKGQNMINTPLRSILLVLFLMPFLVSCHQTPRKDKLVTIEGSRATVLVTHPTITDLPVSIRLPGTVTSYQSTEIHPQVLGYLKTVSVDIGSSVRKNDILAQIDIPELRTHFMRALANYQYRLTLLNRFRQTLKESPDLISREEVDQAQNLYLSALANLREDVTQLQFSVIRAPFSGIITRRYVDPGALVGQKGSNTPLFRLEDISRVRVRIDIPQASVDDVTIGTPALIIVKQDPDHPISGKIALVSHALNPDSKTMPVEAIFDNRNERLKPGMFIRVSLLLHTLKNRLTIPDTAIMTRNGLLFIYVLKKDGSVEERRIIPGEDNGVSIEILKGVNLSEAVIVSGKHQVLSGDHPIVREEPGVQK